One Hemitrygon akajei chromosome 21, sHemAka1.3, whole genome shotgun sequence genomic region harbors:
- the znf488 gene encoding zinc finger protein 488: MELTPFSKGLWTGDNKFLHHHFTDILTSVHITREIPEDAVFGPCILQNNFYDTIAFIALKSSDRRCVPYVFRVDITALNSSTDGLSWLRLVQAANNAKEQNLEAYLKSGQLYYRSTRRIRKDEELFVWYDNELSTLLGFTDIKTHTGSNTFRCTDCGQELKYENPYLAHVRFFCGKRKDYLWRDFQTLGFGHSGLFKDPSKNAELKDKSKVTNFHRIAHDLEHSKKKSMAQVEERPPSEKHPNKRKLEGAEDNKSRKTVLLEKTNNLVCVQNGISKDEPSVFPTLAVSVWKLNSDKYLLKKDSSEHKASAFTEVRRQREKAKAEKLDGSAKDETPDLTRKVGVRTEVVLSSSGSAFSSVLPSGVRADEQKSAFCQPCRRTGEGTSLLLSHATAEVTGDLSDSTATSHLLGPTNLLNSKSINTDLGNSHILHASVATGSPLLYPTDMWPKPVGVQLQSTSSLTLLPPSYTSFGVSAQNWCAKCNASFRMTSDLVFHMRSHHKKEYATDYLNKRRREEKLTCPICNEFFRERHHLSRHMTSHN; this comes from the exons ATGGAACTTACCCCTTTCTCTAAGGGGCTATGGACAGGTGACAATAAATTTCTGCATCATCACTTCACTGACATACTAACAAGTGTGCACATTACCCGGGAGATCCCTGAAGATGCTGTTTTCGGTCCCTGCATCCTCCAGAACAACTTCTACGACACAATCGCGTTCATTGCCTTGAAGTCTTCAGATCGGAGATGTGTACCCTATGTGTTCCGG GTGGATATAACTGCGTTGAATAGTTCCACGGATGGGTTGTCTTGGTTGCGGCTGGTACAAGCGGCGAACAACGCCAAGGAGCAGAACTTGGAGGCTTACCTGAAGAGCGGACAACTGTATTACCGCTCTACGCGGAGGATTAGAAAGGACGAGGAGCTCTTCGTGTGGTACGACAATGAACTCTCCACGCTCCTCGGCTTCACTGATATCAAAACTCATACTGGCTCAAACA CATTCAGATGCACGGACTGCGGCCAGGAACTGAAGTATGAAAATCCATATCTGGCCCACGTTCGATTCTTTTGCGGGAAGAGGAAGGATTATCTCTGGCGAGATTTTCAGACCCTTGGCTTTGGTCACAGTGGCCTTTTTAAAGACCCTTCCAAGAACGCTGAGCTCAAAGATAAGAGCAAGGTGACCAACTTTCATAGGATCGCCCATGACTTGGAACATTCTAAGAAGAAATCAATGGCACAGGTCGAGGAGCGACCGCCCTCCGAAAAACACCCCAACAAGCGGAAACTAGAAGGTGCAGAGGACAACAAAAGCAGGAAAACGGTCTTATTGGAGAAAACAAATAACCTGGTGTGCGTCCAGAACGGAATTTCTAAAGATGAGCCAAGTGTTTTCCCGACGCTTGCGGTTTCTGTTTGGAAACTTAACTCTGATAAGTATTTGTTGAAGAAGGATTCATCGGAGCATAAAGCAAGTGCATTTACTGAGGTTCGAAGACAGCGCGAAAAAGCCAAAGCTGAAAAATTAGACGGCAGTGCTAAAGATGAAACCCCTGACTTGACCAGGAAGGTGGGTGTAAGAACAGAGGTGGTTCTCAGTTCCTCTGGCAGCGCCTTCTCTTCAGTTTTACCTTCTGGTGTCAGAGCAGATGAGCAGAAGAGTGCATTCTGTCAGCCATGTAGACGAACGGGGGAAGGGACCTCTTTGCTTCTGAGCCATGCTACTGCTGAGGTCACCGGGGATTTATCTGATTCCACCGCTACGAGTCATCTCCTGGGTCCCACTAATCTGCTAAACTCTAAGTCTATCAACACTGATCTTGGCAATTCTCACATATTACACGCAAGTGTTGCAACCGGCAGCCCACTTTTATACCCCACTGACATGTGGCCAAAACCGGTTGGCGTTCAACTCCAATCCACGTCCTCGCTGACACTGCTCCCCCCGTCCTACACGTCCTTCGGGGTTTCTGCTCAGAACTGGTGCGCCAAATGCAACGCGTCCTTtcgaatgacttcagacctggtGTTTCACATGAGGTCTCACCACAAAAAAGAGTACGCAACCGACTACTTGAACAAGAGAAGGCGAGAGGAAAAGTTGACGTGCCCgatatgtaatgagttttttagAGAGCGCCATCATCTATCCCGACACATGACATCTCACAATTGA